The following are encoded in a window of Ursus arctos isolate Adak ecotype North America unplaced genomic scaffold, UrsArc2.0 scaffold_27, whole genome shotgun sequence genomic DNA:
- the GOT1L1 gene encoding putative aspartate aminotransferase, cytoplasmic 2 — protein MPTLSVFMDVPLAQKLEGSLLKTYKQDDCPNKIFLAFRVCMTREGHPWVSSVVPKIRLQIAQDPSLNYEYMPVKGMKSFTEASLQLLFGKHNQVIVENRVGGVHTVGDNGAFQLGAQFLKIWRKDSQIVYIISSKKEPYGLVFQDMGFTVCEYSFWDSKQLCMDPNVLLDVVEQAPHGCIFVIGNIGDCNLTQSQWARLMARMKSKKIFPFFDIPNQGLSTGDLEEDTGFLQYFVSQDFEFFCSQSLSKTFGIYDEGVGILVVVALNNQLLLCVLSQLMKLTQALWLNPPTTGARIITSILCNPALQEEWKQSLKGLVENIMLIKEKVKEKLRLLGTPGSWDHITDQNGPHSYLGLNSQQVEYLVKKKHIYLPKNGRINFTCINAYNIDYITQSIHEAVLSTKGSE, from the exons ATGCCTACCCTTTCGGTGTTCATGGATGTGCCCCTAGCCCAGAAGCTAGAAGGCAGCTTGTTAAAGACCTACAAGCAAGACGATTGTCCTAACAAGATTTTCCTGGCTTTTAGAG TCTGCATGACCAGAGAAGGCCATCCCTGGGTGTCTTCCGTGGTGCCCAAGATCCGACTGCAGATCGCACAGGACCCCTCTCTGAACTACGAGTACATGCCAGTGAAGGGCATGAAATCGTTCACTGAGGCCTCCCTGCAACTCCTCTTCGGAAAGCACAACCAAGTCATTGTGGAGAAcagg GTAGGGGGTGTGCACACGGTTGGTGACAACGGTGCCTTCCAACTTGGGGCCCAGTTCCTCAAAATCTGGCGTAAAGATTCTCAAATAGTTTAcattatttcttctaaaaaag AACCCTACGGACTCGTCTTCCAGGACATGGGCTTTACAGTTTGTGAAtactccttctgggactccaagcAGCTGTGCATGGACCCCAACGTGCTCCTCGATGTGGTGGAG CAGGCCCCGCATGGCTGTATCTTTGTGATTGGGAACATTGGTGACTGCAACTTGACACAAAGTCAGTGGGCAAGACTGATGGCCAGGATGAAG AGCAAGAAGATATTCCCATTTTTTGACATTCCCAATCAAGGTCTGTCCACCGGGGACTTGGAAGAAGATACTGGATTCTTACAGTACTTTGTGTCTCAAGACTTTGAGTTCTTCTGCAGCCAGTCTCTGTCCAAGACTTTTGGCATCTATG ATGAAGGAGTAGGGATCCTGGTCGTGGTGGCACTCAACAACCAGCTCCTGCTATGCGTCCTCTCCCAACTGATGAAACTCACCCAGGCCCTGTGGCTAAACCCTCCTACTACGGGTGCTCGCATTATCACCTCCATCCTCTGTAACCCTGCTCTTCAGGAAGAATG GAAGCAGAGTCTGAAAGGGCTTGTAGAGAACATCATGCTGATTAAGGAAAAGGTGAAGGAGAAGCTCCGGCTCCTGGGAACCCCTGGCTCCTGGGATCACATCACAGACCAGAATGGGCCCCATAGCTATCTGGGACTCAACT CCCAACAGGTGGAATACCTGGTCAAGAAAAAGCATATCTACCTCCCCAAGAATGGTCGCATCAACTTCACCTGTATCAATGCCTACAACATAGATTATATCACTCAAAGCATCCATGAGGCTGTCCTCTCCACCAAGGGCTCGGAGTAA